A genomic segment from Glycine max cultivar Williams 82 chromosome 1, Glycine_max_v4.0, whole genome shotgun sequence encodes:
- the LOC100777177 gene encoding uncharacterized protein: MGNCQAVDGAVLVIQHPCGKIERLYWPVTASEVMRTNPGHYVSLIIPLPVPPQEQNQEKKTVRFTRVKLLRPNETLNLGHAYRLITTQEVMKVLKAKKHAKTRKPQAAETEKPHTVLPEKQSSASEAHTGGDSTHQGMRAERHRPRTASANPAVVRSKSWRPSLQSISESAS, encoded by the exons ATGGGGAATTGCCAAGCTGTGGATGGTGCAGTGCTTGTGATCCAACACCCTTGTGGGAAGATAGAGAGATTGTATTGGCCAGTCACTGCAAGTGAGGTCATGAGGACTAATCCTGGCCACTATGTTTCTTTGATAATACCATTGCCTGTGCCACCACAGGagcagaatcaagagaagaaaacTGTGCGTTTCACACGCGTTAAGCTGCTCCGGCCTAATGAGACTCTCAACCTTGGCCATGCTTACAGGCTCATCACCACTCAAG AGGTTATGAAGGTGTTGAAAGCAAAGAAGCATGCAAAGACAAGGAAGCCACAGGCTGCGGAGACCGAGAAGCCGCATACGGTGCTGCCGGAGAAGCAGAGTTCAGCTAGTGAGGCACACACAGGAGGGGATTCTACACATCAG GGAATGAGAGCAGAGAGACACAGGCCAAGAACGGCTTCAGCAAATCCTGCTGTAGTGAGGTCAAAATCCTGGCGCCCCTCCTTACAGAGCATTTCAGAGTCAGCAAGTTGA
- the LOC102660000 gene encoding putative disease resistance protein RGA3, with protein sequence MAEAVVEIVLEKLNSLIQKELGLFFGFDEDMKRIASLLTTIKATLEDAEEKKFSNIGIKYWLGKLKDAARILDDILDECGPSNKVQSSYLSSFLPKHVVFHYKIVKKMKRVREMLEEISDERNKFNLTEMVLERSRVIEWRKTTSSITDRQIYGREEDKDKIVNFLVDDAPQSEDLSVYPIVGLGGLGKTTLAQLVFNHKKVVSHFELRFWVCVSEDFSLRRMIKAIIKAASGHACEDLDLEPQQRRLQDLLQRKRYLLVLDDVWDDKQENWQKLKSLLACGAKGASILVTTRLSKVAEIMGTIKIPHELSLLSDNDCWELFKHQAFGPNEVELENMGKEIVKKCRGLPLAAKALGSLLHSARKKHEWFMNVKGRNLLELSLEDNSIMASLRLSYFKLPIRLRQCFAYCAIFPKDERIWKQQLIELWMANGFILSNERLDAEDVGEDLWNELYWRSFFQDIEKDEFGKVTSFKLHNLVHDLARSVTEDVCCVTEGNDGSTWTERIHHLSDHRLRPDSIQLHQVKSLRTYLLPHQRGGALSPDVLKCYSLRMLHLGEMEELPSSIGDLKHLRYLNLSGGEFETLPESLCKLWNLQILKLDHCRSLQMLPNSLIILKYLQQLSLKDCYKLSSLPPQIAKLTSLRSLTKYFVGKERGFLLVELGALKLKGDLEIKHLGKVKSVKDASDANMSSKQLNKLTLSWDRYDEEWELQENVEEILEVLHPDTQQLQSLWVGGYKGAYFPQWIFSPSLMYLRIERCREINSLHEALQHMTVLHSLSLYYLRNLESLPECLGNLPLLHELAIGFCSKLRSLPMSLSLGSLKMLRIWGCPELEKQCGKETGEALSKIAQFPEIRVNGYLIKVFSNLERHKS encoded by the exons ATGGCTGAGGCTGTTGTTGAAATTGTGCTTGAGAAATTGAACTCGCTCATTCAAAAGGAGCTAGGACTATTCTTTGGTTTCGATGAAGACATGAAAAGGATTGCCAGCTTGCTCACTACAATCAAGGCTACGCTTGAAGATGCTGAGGAGAAAAAATTCTCAAACATAGGTATTAAATATTGGCTGGGAAAGCTAAAGGATGCAGCTCGCATCCTGGATGACATCTTGGACGAGTGTGGTCCATCAAACAAGGTACAAAGCTCTTACTTATCCTCTTTTCTTCCcaagcatgttgttttccattacaaaattgttaagaaaatgaaaagggtAAGAGAGATGTTAGAAGAAATTTCTGATGAAAGGAATAAGTTTAATTTGACTGAGATGGTTCTTGAGAGAAGTCGAGTCATTGAGTGGCGGAAAACCACATCATCCATAACTGATCGACAAATCTATGGAAGAGAAGAAGATAAggataaaattgtaaattttttggtTGATGATGCTCCTCAATCGGAGGATTTATCTGTCTATCCAATTGTTGGTCTAGGGGGACTTGGAAAGACAACACTTGCCCAACTCGTCTTCAATCATAAGAAGGTAGTCAGTCACTTTGAGTTAAGATTTTGGGTATGTGTTTCAGAAGATTTCAGCTTGAGGAGAATGATAAAAGCTATCATCAAAGCAGCATCTGGGCATGCTTGTGAGGATTTGGATCTTGAGCCACAACAAAGAAGACTTCAAGATCTGCttcaaagaaaaagatatttgCTTGTTTTGGATGATGTGTGGGATGATAAGCAAGAGAATTGGCAGAAGTTGAAATCTTTATTGGCTTGTGGGGCAAAGGGCGCTTCCATCTTGGTCACTACCCGTCTATCAAAGGTTGCAGAAATCATGGGAACAATAAAAATTCCTCATGAATTATCTTTGTTATCTGACAATGATTGTTGGGAATTGTTTAAGCACCAAGCCTTTGGACCAAATGAGGTAGAGCTTGAGAACATGGGGAAGGAGATAGTAAAGAAGTGTCGTGGATTGCCTCTTGCTGCAAAAGCACTAGGAAGTCTTTTACATTCTGCAAGAAAGAAACATGAGTGGTTCATGAATGTTAAGGGAAGAAACCTTTTGGAGTTATCACTCGAAGATAACTCCATAATGGCTTCCCTAAGATTAAGTTACTTTAAGTTACCAATAAGACTCAGACAATGTTTTGCTTATTGTGCAATATTTCCCAAAGATGAACGAATATGGAAGCAGCAATTAATTGAACTTTGGATGGCTAATGGATTTATTTTATCCAATGAAAGATTAGATGCTGAAGATGTTGGTGAGGATCTATGGAATGAACTATATTGGAGatcattttttcaagatattgagAAAGATGAATTTGGCAAAGTTACAAGTTTTAAGTTGCATAATCTTGTTCATGATCTTGCACGATCTGTTACAGAAGATGTTTGTTGTGTCACAGAAGGCAATGATGGATCTACTTGGACTGAAAGAATTCACCATCTCTCAGATCATAGGCTGAGGCCCGATTCAATCCAGTTGCATCAAGTGAAATCTTTGAGGACCTATTTATTGCCACATCAGCGTGGTGGTGCACTTTCTCCTGATGTATTGAAATGTTATTCTTTGCGGATGCTTCACTTAGGAGAAATGGAAGAATTGCCATCTTCAATTGGTGATTTAAAACATCTAAGGTACTTGAATCTTTCTGGGGGCGAGTTTGAAACTCTTCCAGAATCATTATGTAAATTATGGAATTTGCAGATACTGAAATTAGACCACTGTCGTAGTCTCCAAATGTTGCCAAACAGTTTGATAATCTTAAAATATCTACAACAACTGTCTTTGAAGGATTGCTACAAACTATCAAGCTTGCCTCCTCAGATTGCCAAGTTAACTTCCCTAAGGAGTTTAACCAAGTACTTTGTTGGCAAGGAAAGAGGGTTCCTTTTGGTAGAACTAGGAGCATTGAAGCTTAAAGGAGATCTTGAGATCAAACATTTGGGGAAAGTCAAAAGTGTAAAGGATGCCAGTGATGCCAATATGTCAAGTAAGCAACTGAATAAGTTGACATTGTCATGGGACAGATATGATGAAGAGTGGGAATTACAAGAAAATGTTGAGGAAATTCTTGAAGTGCTTCACCCAGATACCCAACAACTTCAGAGTTTGTGGGTGGGAGGATATAAAGGTGCTTACTTCCCACAATGGATATTTAGTCCTTCTCTCATGTATTTGAGGATTGAAAGATGCAGAGAGATAAACAGTTTGCATGAAGCTTTACAACATATGACTGTCCTGCATTCATTATCACTATATTACCTTAGAAACCTAGAATCCTTGCCTGAATGTCTTGGAAACCTTCCCTTGCTTCATGAATTGGCTATTGGTTTCTGTTCCAAGTTGAGGAGTCTTCCAATGAGCCTAAGCCTTGGCAGTCTGAAAATGTTGAGGATTTGGGGCTGCCCTGAGTTAGAGAAGCAATGTGGGAAGGAAACAGGGGAGGCCTTGTCAAAAATAGCTCAATTTCCAGAAATTAGAGTGAATGGTTATCTTATAAAAG TATTCTCAAACTTGGAGAGACATAAAAGTTAG